The following are encoded together in the Deltaproteobacteria bacterium genome:
- a CDS encoding DUF4350 domain-containing protein: MQAADATNRLVALFDESHGQRFLAGRDGPLDLSRFAQVLADQRFEITTTGRELTDQELAGAGGLVISGAFKPLTEREVEAVTRFVERGGRLCIMLHIGPPVAGLLHRLHTSISNAVIFEQDNIVENTPANFRVTRLRPHELTRGMKGFSIFGGWALLNTRDTIVAETSPGAWIDLNGDAKRTEGDAVQSFAVVVTGNLGRGRFVVFGDDAIFQNQFLKEGNLLLAKNLAAWLSAISS; this comes from the coding sequence GTGCAAGCCGCTGACGCGACCAACCGGCTCGTCGCGCTATTCGACGAATCGCACGGGCAACGTTTCCTGGCCGGGAGAGACGGCCCGCTCGATTTATCCCGCTTCGCGCAGGTGCTCGCGGATCAGCGCTTCGAGATCACGACCACCGGCCGGGAGCTCACCGATCAAGAGCTGGCAGGCGCCGGCGGGCTGGTGATCTCGGGTGCGTTCAAGCCGCTGACGGAACGCGAGGTCGAGGCGGTCACGCGCTTCGTCGAGCGGGGCGGGCGGCTCTGCATCATGCTTCACATCGGCCCGCCGGTTGCCGGCTTGCTGCACCGCTTGCACACGTCCATATCCAACGCCGTGATCTTCGAGCAGGACAACATCGTCGAAAACACGCCCGCTAACTTCCGGGTCACTCGACTCAGGCCGCACGAGTTAACCAGGGGCATGAAGGGGTTCAGCATCTTCGGCGGCTGGGCCTTGCTAAATACGCGCGACACCATCGTCGCCGAGACCAGCCCAGGCGCCTGGATCGACTTGAACGGCGACGCGAAGCGTACTGAAGGTGACGCAGTTCAGTCGTTCGCGGTGGTGGTAACCGGAAACCTCGGTCGCGGACGCTTCGTCGTCTTCGGAGACGACGCCATCTTCCAGAACCAGTTCCTCAAAGAGGGCAATCTGCTTCTGGCCAAGAATCTCGCGGCCTGGCTAAGCGCGATCAGCAGCTGA
- a CDS encoding lysophospholipid acyltransferase family protein, giving the protein MPPTAPLRARLAQAVRFDGLWWRRFAYLGCVYGPDWWTHYSPPVIAAIIFAIVGRNRRGAITNLQRILDQPDRRRAGLTGLRMFAEFAHCLTETTQYYGPRPRAIRLDTPQHDPLAEALRAGRGAVVVTGHFGNWDIAAKALCDYGRPINVVMAREVNATTQEYVRSAREQAGVRVIFSDSSVFSSLNMIRALRQNEVVAIQLDRMLGPGGARQLPFFGALAPFPSGPFVLARLAGAPVIPVFIPRLGPRHYAIRVTGRFFLAREARDAHALDRVMGEVVREFEAMIREFPTQWFQFAPFWPAAAAAALPAVDEIEARPQRRLRR; this is encoded by the coding sequence ATGCCGCCCACGGCCCCGTTGCGCGCCCGACTCGCCCAAGCCGTACGCTTCGACGGGCTGTGGTGGCGAAGATTCGCTTACCTCGGCTGCGTCTACGGGCCGGATTGGTGGACGCACTATTCGCCCCCGGTCATCGCGGCAATCATCTTCGCCATCGTCGGTCGCAACCGCCGCGGCGCCATCACCAACTTGCAGCGCATACTGGACCAACCCGACCGGCGGCGCGCCGGGCTGACGGGCTTGCGTATGTTCGCCGAGTTCGCGCACTGCTTGACCGAGACGACGCAGTACTACGGGCCGCGCCCGCGAGCGATCCGCCTGGATACTCCCCAACACGATCCACTGGCCGAGGCGCTGCGCGCTGGCCGCGGCGCGGTGGTGGTCACCGGCCACTTCGGCAACTGGGACATTGCGGCTAAGGCGCTGTGCGACTACGGGCGCCCGATCAACGTGGTTATGGCCCGCGAGGTCAATGCCACCACCCAGGAGTACGTGCGCAGTGCCCGCGAGCAGGCCGGGGTGCGGGTCATCTTCTCGGACAGTTCGGTATTCTCGTCGCTCAACATGATTCGCGCGTTACGTCAAAACGAGGTGGTAGCGATCCAGCTCGATCGCATGCTCGGGCCCGGCGGCGCGCGGCAGTTGCCGTTTTTCGGCGCCCTCGCCCCGTTTCCGTCCGGCCCGTTCGTGCTCGCGCGCTTGGCCGGAGCGCCGGTAATCCCGGTCTTCATTCCGCGCCTGGGGCCGCGCCATTACGCCATTCGTGTCACTGGCCGTTTTTTTCTGGCCCGCGAAGCTCGCGATGCTCACGCGCTCGATCGCGTCATGGGCGAGGTGGTGCGTGAGTTCGAGGCCATGATCCGCGAGTTTCCGACCCAGTGGTTTCAATTCGCGCCGTTCTGGCCGGCGGCGGCAGCGGCGGCGCTGCCGGCGGTCGACGAAATCGAAGCTCGCCCGCAGCGCCGCCTGCG